The following are encoded in a window of Sphaerisporangium siamense genomic DNA:
- a CDS encoding FAD-dependent monooxygenase translates to MTDVDVLVVGAGPTGLTLACELAVRGVRFRLVDRADRFFGGSRADGIQPRTMEVFADLGILDPILAAGDLGMVMRAYQGDTVVWEGRMSSPTAPTPSVPYPNIWFVPQFRTEEILRERLAELGGRVEPSTELVDLTQDADGVTGVLVRGGTHETVRARYLVGADGGRSTVRKRLGIPFPGTTDENTAMLFADARVDGIGRDHGRIWQTGDGLVSVTPLAGSDLFVVVAPPSGDEGEPIRDHLQRQITEASGRGDIVVREVTWHTTWRANTRLAERFREGRVFLAGDAGHVHPPTGGQGMNTGIQDGYNLGWKLAATLAGAPDLLLDSYEPERTAAARAALDISTRLLEKHKRGDDDAHARGAEVHGLTLNYRGGPLSRGDGDPLRGGDHAGSGTVAAGDRAPDAPATTADHRPIRLFDLFRGPNWTLLAFGAAHTSTVSVLNDRYGPALRAHAVVRPGEPTGEDTVVDGDGHVRGGYGVADGALVLVRPDGYIGFMASSGTIGQVAEYWTALHAATGTVPIWR, encoded by the coding sequence ATGACGGACGTCGACGTGCTGGTGGTGGGGGCCGGGCCGACCGGGCTGACGCTGGCCTGTGAACTCGCCGTGCGGGGCGTCCGGTTCCGCCTCGTCGATCGGGCGGACCGGTTCTTCGGCGGCTCCCGCGCCGACGGCATCCAGCCGCGGACCATGGAGGTCTTCGCCGACCTCGGAATACTCGATCCGATCCTGGCCGCCGGCGATCTCGGCATGGTGATGCGCGCCTATCAGGGCGACACGGTGGTCTGGGAAGGACGGATGAGCAGCCCCACCGCGCCGACACCGTCCGTGCCGTACCCGAACATCTGGTTCGTGCCCCAGTTCCGCACCGAGGAGATCCTGCGCGAACGGCTCGCCGAACTCGGCGGGCGGGTGGAGCCGTCCACCGAACTGGTCGACCTCACCCAGGACGCGGACGGCGTGACGGGCGTCCTGGTCCGTGGCGGGACGCATGAGACCGTACGCGCCAGGTACCTGGTCGGCGCGGACGGCGGGCGCAGCACCGTGCGCAAACGGCTCGGCATCCCCTTTCCGGGAACGACCGATGAGAACACCGCGATGCTGTTCGCGGACGCCCGGGTGGACGGCATCGGCCGGGACCACGGCCGGATCTGGCAGACCGGCGACGGCCTCGTCTCCGTGACGCCCTTGGCCGGAAGCGACCTGTTCGTGGTCGTCGCGCCGCCGTCAGGGGACGAGGGTGAGCCGATCCGTGACCACCTCCAGCGGCAGATCACCGAGGCGTCCGGGCGTGGCGACATCGTGGTGCGTGAGGTGACCTGGCACACCACGTGGCGGGCGAACACGCGGCTGGCCGAGCGCTTCCGGGAGGGCCGCGTGTTCCTGGCCGGCGACGCCGGGCACGTGCATCCGCCGACCGGCGGTCAGGGCATGAACACCGGCATCCAGGACGGCTACAACCTGGGCTGGAAGCTCGCCGCCACGCTTGCCGGGGCCCCGGACCTCCTCCTGGACAGTTACGAACCCGAGCGGACGGCGGCGGCGCGTGCCGCGCTGGACATCAGCACGAGGCTGCTGGAGAAGCACAAGCGGGGTGACGACGACGCGCATGCGCGCGGGGCCGAGGTGCACGGGCTCACGTTGAACTATCGCGGCGGCCCCCTCTCCCGCGGCGATGGCGATCCCCTCCGCGGTGGCGATCACGCCGGCTCCGGGACGGTCGCCGCCGGGGACCGGGCGCCTGACGCGCCCGCGACCACGGCCGATCACCGTCCGATCCGGTTGTTCGACCTGTTCCGCGGTCCGAACTGGACGCTGCTCGCTTTCGGCGCGGCGCACACGAGCACGGTGTCCGTCCTCAATGACCGCTACGGCCCCGCCCTGCGCGCGCATGCCGTGGTCCGTCCCGGCGAGCCGACCGGCGAGGACACTGTGGTGGACGGCGACGGGCACGTGCGGGGCGGGTACGGCGTGGCCGACGGCGCCCTGGTGCTGGTCCGCCCTGACGGCTATATCGGCTTCATGGCGAGCTCCGGAACCATCGGTCAGGTGGCCGAATACTGGACGGCGCTGCACGCCGCGACCGGAACCGTCCCTATCTGGAGATGA
- a CDS encoding BP74-related protein: MTSRSQVSIQSVPSKRPRDFTMIPSLATYNPGWNCHYSPATVDFFDFAVEVCDATIPASRSIWTRTAARRWCSELVGESPAP, from the coding sequence ATGACTTCGCGTTCACAAGTATCGATTCAGAGCGTGCCATCTAAGCGGCCTAGGGATTTCACGATGATCCCCTCTCTCGCGACGTACAATCCAGGTTGGAACTGCCACTATTCGCCAGCCACGGTCGACTTCTTCGACTTCGCCGTCGAAGTATGCGACGCCACGATCCCCGCGTCGAGGAGCATCTGGACGAGGACGGCGGCTCGCCGGTGGTGTTCGGAGTTGGTGGGCGAATCACCTGCGCCGTGA
- a CDS encoding Panacea domain-containing protein, which yields MAHVNDVAAYILARIGPMTAMKLQKLCYYAYGYHLAWEGRRLFPERFEAWANGPVSPDLYARHRDRFELDDGQITGDPDVLDDGERESVDIVLSNLGGLSAHDLSTMTHQEPPWINARTRARVGPLDRCDETIDDEEIYTFFDALVAADGRQA from the coding sequence ATGGCGCATGTCAACGACGTCGCGGCGTACATCCTGGCCAGGATCGGCCCGATGACGGCGATGAAGCTGCAGAAGCTCTGCTACTACGCCTACGGCTATCACCTCGCCTGGGAGGGTCGCCGGCTGTTCCCGGAACGGTTCGAGGCATGGGCGAACGGCCCCGTGTCCCCGGACCTGTACGCCAGGCACCGCGACCGGTTCGAGCTCGACGACGGGCAGATCACCGGAGACCCGGACGTGCTGGACGACGGCGAACGCGAGTCAGTGGACATCGTCCTGTCCAACCTCGGCGGCCTGTCGGCGCACGACCTGTCGACCATGACCCATCAGGAGCCGCCCTGGATCAACGCGCGCACCCGCGCCCGGGTGGGGCCGCTCGACCGATGTGACGAGACGATCGACGACGAGGAGATCTACACCTTCTTCGACGCTCTGGTCGCCGCCGATGGCCGGCAAGCGTAA
- a CDS encoding TetR/AcrR family transcriptional regulator, protein MASGEDSALIWTRPEPGSRRPRFTRDQIASTALAIADTEGFAAVSMRRIATELGAGTMTLYHYVRTKDELIALMDDALMGKVLIPDDELPAHWYDALTAIATRTWTVLMRHSWALHSLQQAAVGPNAMRHFEQSLAALAGTDLDPPEKFALLSMVDDYVHGNVLRSAGTHPADPNPPDDETAQAALRFAETQYLSGRFPHMQALFGDNDPHEVFPTLLGHRSEQARFQDGLTTLLTGAAQKLHLPSPDH, encoded by the coding sequence GTGGCAAGTGGTGAGGATTCGGCACTGATCTGGACCCGGCCGGAGCCCGGCAGCCGCCGTCCGCGGTTCACCCGCGACCAGATCGCGTCGACCGCGCTGGCGATCGCCGACACCGAGGGGTTCGCCGCGGTGTCGATGCGCCGGATCGCCACCGAACTGGGCGCCGGCACCATGACGCTGTACCACTACGTCCGCACCAAGGACGAGCTGATCGCGCTGATGGACGACGCGCTCATGGGCAAGGTGCTGATCCCCGACGACGAGCTCCCGGCCCACTGGTACGACGCGCTCACCGCGATCGCCACCCGCACCTGGACCGTGCTGATGCGCCACTCCTGGGCGCTGCACTCCCTGCAGCAGGCAGCGGTCGGCCCCAACGCCATGCGCCACTTCGAACAGTCTCTGGCCGCCCTCGCCGGCACCGACCTGGACCCGCCCGAGAAGTTCGCGCTGCTGTCCATGGTCGACGACTACGTCCACGGCAACGTGCTGCGCTCCGCCGGGACACACCCGGCGGACCCGAACCCTCCTGACGACGAAACGGCCCAAGCGGCCCTACGCTTCGCCGAAACCCAGTACTTGAGCGGACGCTTCCCCCACATGCAAGCCCTGTTCGGCGACAACGACCCTCACGAGGTGTTCCCCACCCTCCTCGGCCACAGATCCGAACAAGCCCGCTTCCAGGACGGCCTCACCACCCTCCTGACCGGCGCGGCCCAGAAACTGCACCTACCTTCGCCCGACCACTGA